CTCGATTACGACGTCGTCCGAGATGAACTCGAAGCCCAGATCGAACGCCTGGGGGACGATCAGTTCGCCACGTTCGCGAACGAGGCCCTGGTCGAACTCGAGGAGCGGTACGGGGTGACCACGCCGATCGAGGGCCGCGTCCAGGAGCTCACGAACAGGTACTACCGGGGGCTCGAAGCCCTCCAGGCACTCGACAAGCCGATGACCGTCGATGAACTTGCCGCCGAACTGGAGTTGGATACTGACGAGGTTCACGACCGGCTCGCGTATCTCTCAACGTTCGACCGGGTCCGTCGGGATGGCGACACAGTCCGTCCCGAGGAGTAGTCTGGTCACGACTACGGGGAAGGGAGGCGGCCGTCTGGGCGGGGAACGCGGCCCCGTTTGATCTCGTGATCGACGCGGCGCAGATGCTTGCAGCCGCCTTCGGGTGAACGTTGCTGCCAGTCGGGACAGGTACACGATTCGTCGATGACGTCGACTTCGTACCTGTTGCCGGACGCGGACTGTACCTCGTAGCGGCCACCTTTCGAGAGGAGCGAGACGTCCATCGCTTCGGCGACGGCACGCTTCGTGCGGGGCTCGAGATCGTCCTTTGACTGTGCGTTCTCGTCCACGACCAGTCGGTCGCGAACGTCGCCCGTTCGGCCACCGTCGGGAGCGACGGCTTCCGCAGGGCCACTGAGCCGCTCGTGGAGCACTTCCTCCACCGGATGCCCTTCCTGCCACAGGTAGTGGACCTCGCGGCGCTCGCGATGGTCGTAGGAGCCGCACGCGGCTGCGCTCCCAGTCCAGACGCGCCAGGCACCGAGCGCGGCCATCACGTCGACGACGTCACGGGGAACCGTCTGGTGGTCGTCCGGGAAGAACACCCGGAAGCGTGTACACGCTTCTTGCGGCGGGAGGGTCTCCCACCAGTCTTCGCTGGAGCCCCAGCTGTCGCACATCGCCTCGTCGCTCCCGTAGCCGACGGTCACGCCGTCGATCGGCGTCCAGTCTGCTGGGAGGTGGTCCGCCTCGCCTTCGAGCACCCGGAGGACGGCGTATCGAAGGTACTCGTGGGCTTGGTTGTCTGTCGTTCGAGCGACCTGGTCATGCTGCTCGGCAACGTGCTCAGCTTCCTCGAGGATCGTCGTGAGATAGGGTTCAGTCATCATTCGACGAAGGTCAGAACGCGCCTCCGGCCCTCGGCGGGCGCAGAAAAACTTAACCAACAGAGCGGAAGGAATCCATCACTCTGTTGGTTAATCAGGTTGGGACGAGGATTCGCTCTCGAGAACGTCAATGAGCTCTTCTGCCGTTCGACTAATCCGTCCAAGCCGCTCGCGAACGACCTCGGGATCGTCCGACTCCCAGGCCGCGAGGTAGAATGCCGACCCGCTAGTGTCGAGCCCACAATAGCGTCCGACGACATACGCGACGGCTTCGGCCTCGACTTCGCGTTTCGCCCGCTCGGTGTCGTCGTCGACGTCGAAGTGGAGCAGGGCGTGGGCGTACTCGTGAATCAGCGTCCGCGCAAGGTCGGCCTCGTTCTCCCGATCACGCACCTCGACGAGCGGCTGAACGTCGACGAGGCTTAGCTGCTCGCAGATTCCCTTTGCCTCGCCGTGGGTCCATTCCTCCGCTGGAACGATCCGCACCGTCACGCCGAGGTCATCAGCGGCGGCAGTCAACTGTTCGACGAGATCGCCGGCGTCCCCGGTCGCTTCCGTGTCCAGGTCGGGAAGCGGCTCGCCCTCGGTCTGGGAGACATCGAATACCGGCGCGGGCTTGAACCCGACCAGGCCCTCGGACCACTCCTCGGGCGACGTCTCATCGTAGTCACAGTCGCTATCCTCGTGGTAGCTCGGCGAGTTCTCGCACTCCGGACACTGTGTGGTGATGATCGGCGCCCAGATCCAGATGGCCGACTCACCCTCCGTGACGTGGCGATCGAACTCCTCCTGCCACGTCCGGTAGCCGGCGACCTTCGTCGCCTCGGGACATTGGCGCTTGATCAGGAGAGTGTTCCGGTAGGAGTAGTCGTGGAAGCGACTCTGGACATCGAGCCACTCTTGGAACTCGTCGCTGGCCTGCGCGTCGTCAACGCCGGCGACGAGGTCGTCGATCCACTGTTCGATCGTACTGTTCATCTCGTCGGATCGAGTGTCGGTTGCCTCGAAGGAGACCGACGAGTCACTGGTCGTAGCCATTGTGTGCACCGAATCAAGGTTACGGCGACTGCGTCTGTGCAGACCGCGCCGCACCCCTCAGGGGCGTTCAAAAAACCGCTCTGTCGGTTAGCGGAGTTCGTGGCGTTCGTCCGCAAAGCCGACCGTAACGAGGTACTCGAGGAACTCGTCGAACCGCTCGACGTCGCTGGGCGTGTCGGTCGCAAGATGACGCGCCCACTCGATGGCCCACTGGAAGGCGGGGTCTGTCCCGCCCTTGCCGTGTAGATACCACCACCGGGCCGCTTTGAGAACCCTCGATTTCGTCGG
This is a stretch of genomic DNA from Salarchaeum sp. JOR-1. It encodes these proteins:
- a CDS encoding ImmA/IrrE family metallo-endopeptidase, coding for MATTSDSSVSFEATDTRSDEMNSTIEQWIDDLVAGVDDAQASDEFQEWLDVQSRFHDYSYRNTLLIKRQCPEATKVAGYRTWQEEFDRHVTEGESAIWIWAPIITTQCPECENSPSYHEDSDCDYDETSPEEWSEGLVGFKPAPVFDVSQTEGEPLPDLDTEATGDAGDLVEQLTAAADDLGVTVRIVPAEEWTHGEAKGICEQLSLVDVQPLVEVRDRENEADLARTLIHEYAHALLHFDVDDDTERAKREVEAEAVAYVVGRYCGLDTSGSAFYLAAWESDDPEVVRERLGRISRTAEELIDVLESESSSQPD